A window of Auraticoccus monumenti contains these coding sequences:
- a CDS encoding phosphatidylinositol mannoside acyltransferase has translation MSTVRDAVNRRLLAAGWELGPRLGRRSSAGLAAAGATLAARVGGGPVEQLRSNLQVVTGRPVGDDLVRAGLASYARTWLEVLSLPAWSASRVLASVLTDPVGEALLRREHRTRGAVVALPHMGNWDMVGAWACLTGLPVTTVAEQLADPEFEAFTRARSGLGMEVLSHRDPQVLTRLLRAVEGGRVVCLMADRLMAGRGLDVDWPVPGGGSASVAMPPGPALVARRSGALLVGLACHYEGDRMRMRFSDPVEHVPGRDGLSAMTQQLAGFFAAETSRHPQDWHMMQPFFTGPVPVSADGS, from the coding sequence GTGAGCACCGTCCGGGACGCGGTCAACCGGCGTCTGCTCGCCGCGGGCTGGGAGCTGGGGCCCCGGCTGGGACGCCGCAGCTCGGCCGGTCTGGCCGCCGCCGGGGCGACGCTGGCCGCCCGGGTCGGCGGCGGCCCGGTGGAGCAGCTGCGGAGCAACCTGCAGGTGGTGACCGGCCGGCCGGTGGGCGACGACCTGGTGCGGGCCGGGCTCGCCTCCTACGCCCGCACCTGGCTGGAGGTGCTGTCGCTGCCCGCATGGTCGGCCTCACGGGTGCTGGCCTCGGTGCTGACCGACCCGGTCGGGGAGGCCCTGCTGCGCCGGGAGCACCGGACGCGCGGGGCGGTGGTCGCGCTGCCGCACATGGGGAACTGGGACATGGTCGGCGCCTGGGCCTGCCTGACCGGCCTGCCGGTCACCACCGTGGCCGAGCAGCTGGCCGACCCCGAGTTCGAGGCGTTCACCCGGGCCCGGTCCGGACTCGGCATGGAGGTGTTGTCCCACCGCGACCCCCAGGTGCTGACCCGGTTGCTGCGGGCCGTCGAGGGGGGACGGGTGGTCTGCCTGATGGCCGACCGGCTGATGGCCGGGCGCGGGCTGGACGTCGACTGGCCCGTCCCCGGCGGCGGCAGCGCGTCGGTGGCGATGCCGCCCGGCCCTGCCCTGGTCGCCCGCCGCAGCGGCGCGCTGCTGGTCGGCCTGGCCTGCCACTACGAGGGCGACCGGATGCGGATGCGGTTCAGCGACCCCGTGGAGCACGTCCCCGGCCGCGACGGGTTGAGCGCGATGACCCAGCAGCTGGCCGGCTTCTTCGCCGCCGAGACCAGCCGGCACCCGCAGGACTGGCACATGATGCAGCCCTTCTTCACCGGTCCCGTCCCGGTCTCCGCCGATGGTTCCTGA
- the pgsA gene encoding phosphatidylinositol phosphate synthase: MLQHLRSGWAAAMAPPASLLLRLGVTPDVVTWTGTALTVAVAVVFLPLGWLWQAALLLTLLVMSDGLDGQMARMSGRPTRWGAFLDSTLDRVADGAVLGGVALHLALADRPWSAGLALWALVAAQVTSYVKARAESVGLVTTAGLGSRAERLVLVLLALLLEGVGVPRALDVGVLLLALLTTVTVVQRVRAVHRSAAPDVGGSA; encoded by the coding sequence ATGCTGCAGCACCTCCGTTCCGGCTGGGCGGCGGCGATGGCCCCACCGGCGTCCCTGCTGCTGCGTCTCGGCGTCACCCCCGACGTCGTCACCTGGACCGGCACCGCCCTCACCGTGGCCGTGGCCGTGGTGTTCCTGCCGCTGGGCTGGCTCTGGCAGGCGGCGCTGCTGCTGACGCTGCTGGTCATGTCCGACGGCCTGGACGGGCAGATGGCGCGGATGTCGGGACGGCCGACCCGCTGGGGCGCCTTCCTGGACTCCACCCTGGACCGGGTGGCCGACGGGGCCGTCCTCGGTGGGGTCGCCCTGCACCTGGCCCTGGCCGACCGCCCTTGGTCGGCCGGGCTCGCGCTGTGGGCGCTGGTCGCGGCGCAGGTCACCTCCTACGTGAAGGCGCGCGCGGAGTCGGTCGGGCTGGTCACCACGGCCGGGCTGGGCTCGCGGGCGGAGCGTCTGGTCCTGGTGCTGCTCGCCCTGCTGCTGGAGGGGGTCGGCGTGCCGCGGGCCCTGGACGTCGGCGTGCTCCTGCTGGCGCTGCTGACCACCGTCACCGTGGTGCAGCGGGTGCGGGCCGTGCACCGCTCCGCCGCCCCGGACGTCGGGGGGTCGGCGTGA
- a CDS encoding HIT family protein — MTGAEPHAADDPAVGVPDAFQRLWTPHRMVYIGGQDKPADDSAGECPFCRAPQHDDESALVVHRGEHAFVVLNLYPYSPGHLLVCPYRHVSDWTEVTDAERDEVSRLTQTAMRTVRRVSAPHGFNLGMNQGSVAGAGIAAHLHAHVVPRWSGDANFLPVIGQTKAVPQLLGDTWALLHAEWGDEAPASPTPGGPGAAPDVAGTPSSPAPTAAPDVRG; from the coding sequence ATGACCGGAGCCGAACCGCACGCCGCCGACGACCCGGCGGTCGGCGTCCCGGACGCCTTCCAGCGGCTCTGGACCCCGCACCGGATGGTCTACATCGGCGGGCAGGACAAGCCGGCCGACGACTCGGCGGGGGAGTGCCCCTTCTGCCGCGCACCCCAGCACGACGACGAGTCGGCCCTCGTGGTGCACCGCGGCGAGCACGCCTTCGTGGTGCTCAACCTCTACCCCTACTCCCCGGGCCACCTCCTGGTCTGCCCCTACCGCCACGTCTCGGACTGGACCGAGGTGACCGACGCCGAGCGCGACGAGGTGTCCCGGCTCACCCAGACGGCGATGCGCACCGTCCGCCGGGTCAGCGCGCCGCACGGCTTCAACCTCGGCATGAACCAGGGGTCGGTGGCCGGGGCCGGGATCGCCGCCCACCTGCACGCCCACGTGGTGCCGCGCTGGAGCGGGGACGCCAACTTCCTCCCCGTCATCGGCCAGACCAAGGCCGTGCCCCAGCTGCTGGGCGACACCTGGGCCCTGCTGCACGCCGAGTGGGGCGACGAGGCGCCCGCCAGCCCGACGCCGGGTGGCCCGGGAGCCGCTCCTGACGTCGCGGGGACGCCGTCGTCGCCCGCTCCGACCGCCGCCCCGGACGTCCGCGGCTGA
- the thrS gene encoding threonine--tRNA ligase: MSGRLTLVRDGERSEQELGTTTTGLELFAEARDVVAMRRNGELVDLATGLADGDEVEPVLVSSPDGLSILRHSAAHVTAQAVQALFPDARLGIGPPITDGYYYDIDIATPFTPEDLQAVQKRMGQIVKERQRFVRRDVSDADAAVELADEPHKLELITLKGSASEEDGSSVEVGAGGLTIYDNVRRDGSVAWKDLCRGPHVPHTGYLGNGYAVTRSSAAYWRGDQRNAQLQRVYGTAWPSKDELREYQTRLEEAAKRDHRKLGAELDLFSFPEEIGSGLAVFHPRGGILRATMEDYSRRRHVEDGYQFVYSPHITKAQLFETSGHLDWYADGMYPPMQLDELRDEHGHVTRQGQDYYLKPMNCPMHNLIFAARGRSYRELPMRLFEFGTVYRYEKSGVVHGMTRARGFTQDDAHIYCTREQMRDELASLLTFVLNLLKDYGLDDFYLELSTRNPEKSVGEDATWEEATAVLAEVAGASGLELVPDPGGAAFYGPKISVQARDAIGRTWQMSTIQLDFNLPERFDLQYTAPDGSRQRPVMIHRALFGSIERFLAVLTEHYSGAFPPWLAPVQVVGIPVAGEFDDYLADVAARLRAAGVRVELDTSDDRFPKKIRNAQKTKVPYMLIAGGDDVAAGAVSFRYRDGTQKNGVPVEEAVTEIVEAIRERAQV; encoded by the coding sequence GTGTCTGGACGTCTCACCCTGGTCCGCGACGGAGAGCGCAGCGAGCAGGAACTCGGGACGACCACCACCGGTCTGGAGCTGTTCGCCGAGGCCCGCGACGTCGTGGCGATGCGCCGCAACGGCGAGCTGGTCGACCTGGCCACCGGGCTCGCCGACGGCGACGAGGTGGAGCCCGTGCTGGTGTCCTCACCCGACGGGTTGTCGATCCTGCGCCACTCCGCCGCCCACGTCACCGCCCAGGCCGTCCAGGCGCTCTTCCCCGACGCCCGCCTCGGGATCGGCCCGCCGATCACCGACGGCTACTACTACGACATCGACATCGCCACCCCCTTCACGCCCGAGGACCTGCAGGCCGTCCAGAAGCGGATGGGTCAGATCGTCAAGGAGCGCCAGCGCTTCGTGCGCCGTGACGTCAGCGACGCCGACGCCGCCGTCGAGCTGGCCGACGAGCCCCACAAGCTCGAGCTCATCACCCTCAAGGGCAGCGCCAGCGAGGAGGACGGCTCCAGCGTCGAGGTGGGCGCCGGCGGGCTGACGATCTACGACAACGTCCGCCGTGACGGGTCGGTGGCCTGGAAGGACCTGTGCCGCGGGCCCCACGTCCCGCACACCGGCTACCTGGGCAACGGCTACGCCGTCACCCGCAGCTCGGCCGCCTACTGGCGCGGTGACCAGCGCAACGCCCAGCTGCAGCGGGTCTACGGCACCGCCTGGCCCAGCAAGGACGAGCTGCGCGAGTACCAGACCCGGCTGGAGGAGGCCGCCAAGCGCGACCACCGCAAGCTGGGTGCTGAGCTGGACCTGTTCTCCTTCCCCGAGGAGATCGGCTCCGGGCTGGCGGTCTTCCACCCCCGCGGCGGCATCCTGCGCGCCACGATGGAGGACTACTCCCGGCGCCGCCACGTCGAGGACGGCTACCAGTTCGTCTACTCCCCGCACATCACCAAGGCCCAGCTGTTCGAGACCTCGGGCCACCTGGACTGGTACGCCGACGGCATGTACCCGCCGATGCAGCTCGACGAGCTCCGCGACGAGCACGGCCACGTCACCCGGCAGGGGCAGGACTACTACCTCAAGCCGATGAACTGCCCGATGCACAACCTGATCTTCGCCGCCCGCGGCCGCTCCTACCGTGAGCTGCCGATGCGGCTGTTCGAGTTCGGCACGGTCTACCGCTACGAGAAGTCCGGTGTGGTGCACGGCATGACCCGGGCCCGGGGCTTCACCCAGGACGACGCCCACATCTACTGCACCCGCGAGCAGATGCGTGACGAGCTCGCCAGCCTGCTGACCTTCGTGCTCAACCTGCTCAAGGACTACGGTCTGGACGACTTCTACCTCGAGCTGTCCACCCGCAACCCCGAGAAGTCGGTGGGGGAGGACGCCACCTGGGAGGAGGCCACGGCCGTGCTGGCCGAGGTCGCCGGTGCGTCCGGGCTCGAGCTGGTCCCCGACCCGGGGGGCGCCGCCTTCTACGGGCCCAAGATCTCGGTGCAGGCCCGTGACGCCATCGGACGCACCTGGCAGATGTCGACCATCCAGCTCGACTTCAACCTGCCCGAGCGGTTCGACCTGCAGTACACCGCCCCCGACGGCTCCCGCCAGCGCCCGGTGATGATCCACCGCGCCCTGTTCGGCTCCATCGAGCGCTTCCTGGCCGTGCTCACCGAGCACTACAGCGGCGCCTTCCCGCCGTGGCTGGCGCCGGTGCAGGTGGTCGGCATCCCGGTGGCGGGGGAGTTCGACGACTACCTGGCCGACGTCGCCGCCCGGCTCCGCGCCGCCGGCGTGCGGGTCGAGCTCGACACCTCCGACGACCGCTTCCCCAAGAAGATCCGCAACGCCCAGAAGACCAAGGTGCCCTACATGCTGATCGCCGGCGGGGACGACGTCGCGGCCGGGGCGGTCTCCTTCCGCTACCGCGACGGCACGCAGAAGAACGGCGTGCCGGTGGAGGAGGCGGTCACCGAGATCGTCGAGGCGATCCGGGAGCGCGCGCAGGTCTGA
- a CDS encoding winged helix DNA-binding domain-containing protein: MSQHPVRHVPDDERRARLARRHGIAPQHRLASPLVAAEAMTVLHATEPATVHLSVHARVDDVTVADVERALYEERTLVKQLAMRRTLFAFPRDLLPAAWGSASARVATAHRARVAKDVEHASLATDGRIWLAEAEAAVVAHLADGSARSAKELREALPQLHGRIGGTTEKRYDISISIAPRVLTQLGLEAVLVRGVNGGHWRTSRPQWTLMSTWLGDVPAPLPAAEGYAELVRRWLRTFGPGTAADLQWWLGSTKGAVVTALGDVGAVPVSLDDGGTGWLLPDDLDPVAPTDHWVALLPVLDPTVMGWKERGWYLDGHGRDLFDSNGNAGTTAWVDGRVVGCWVQDDDGRVRVSPLEPLPDAATRALDVEAERLTRWLDGLRVLTVYPSPAMLAAR, translated from the coding sequence ATGAGCCAGCACCCCGTGCGCCACGTGCCCGACGACGAGCGCCGTGCCCGCCTGGCCCGACGTCACGGGATCGCCCCCCAGCACCGGCTCGCCAGCCCGTTGGTCGCGGCGGAGGCGATGACCGTCCTGCACGCCACCGAGCCGGCCACGGTCCACCTGTCGGTGCACGCCCGGGTCGACGACGTCACGGTGGCCGACGTCGAGCGGGCGCTGTACGAGGAGCGGACGCTGGTCAAGCAGCTCGCCATGCGCCGCACCCTGTTCGCCTTCCCCCGCGACCTGCTGCCCGCCGCCTGGGGGAGCGCCAGCGCCCGCGTAGCCACCGCCCACCGCGCCCGCGTGGCCAAGGACGTCGAGCACGCGTCCCTGGCCACGGACGGGCGGATCTGGCTGGCCGAGGCCGAGGCCGCCGTGGTGGCTCACCTGGCCGACGGCTCGGCCCGCAGCGCCAAGGAGCTGCGCGAGGCCCTGCCGCAGCTGCACGGGCGGATCGGGGGCACCACCGAGAAGCGCTACGACATCTCGATCTCCATCGCCCCCCGGGTGCTGACCCAGCTCGGGCTGGAGGCGGTGCTGGTCCGCGGGGTGAACGGCGGCCACTGGCGCACCTCGCGACCGCAATGGACCCTGATGAGCACCTGGCTGGGGGACGTGCCCGCCCCGCTGCCCGCCGCCGAGGGCTACGCCGAGCTGGTACGGCGCTGGCTGCGCACCTTCGGCCCGGGCACCGCCGCCGACCTGCAGTGGTGGCTGGGCAGCACCAAGGGGGCGGTCGTCACCGCGCTGGGCGACGTCGGCGCGGTCCCGGTCAGCCTCGACGACGGCGGCACCGGCTGGCTGCTGCCCGACGACCTCGATCCGGTGGCTCCGACCGACCACTGGGTCGCGCTGCTGCCGGTGCTCGACCCCACGGTGATGGGGTGGAAGGAGCGCGGCTGGTACCTCGACGGCCACGGCCGGGACCTCTTCGACAGCAACGGCAACGCCGGCACGACGGCCTGGGTCGACGGCCGCGTGGTCGGCTGCTGGGTGCAGGACGACGACGGCCGGGTCCGGGTGTCCCCCCTCGAGCCGCTGCCCGACGCCGCCACCCGGGCCCTCGACGTCGAGGCCGAGCGTCTGACCCGCTGGCTGGACGGGCTGCGGGTGCTCACCGTCTACCCGTCACCGGCCATGCTCGCCGCCCGCTGA